The following are encoded in a window of Massilia sp. R2A-15 genomic DNA:
- a CDS encoding DNA-binding transcriptional regulator encodes MKKHDKLLDVIHATARGFNAAGVMNATTMKEFDALCLPPLKQYSAEQIKRLRLRSKASQPVFAAYLNTSPSTVQKWEQGQKQPSGAALKLLNLVDTKGLEVLS; translated from the coding sequence ATGAAGAAACATGACAAATTACTCGACGTGATACACGCAACCGCGCGGGGCTTCAATGCGGCCGGCGTAATGAACGCGACCACGATGAAGGAATTCGACGCGCTCTGCCTTCCACCGCTTAAGCAATATAGTGCAGAGCAAATAAAGCGTTTGCGATTGCGATCGAAAGCCAGCCAGCCGGTCTTTGCGGCCTATCTCAACACCAGTCCATCTACCGTCCAAAAGTGGGAACAAGGACAAAAACAGCCAAGCGGCGCTGCGCTCAAACTGCTCAACCTGGTCGACACCAAAGGATTGGAGGTGCTTTCCTAG
- a CDS encoding YdeI family protein, with protein MPTIDPRIDAYIAASPEFAQPILTHLREAIHASCPEVDETMKWSRPHFEYHGLLCGMSAFKAHCGFGFWKGALMFPGMEEREAMGHFGRLTSVKDLPSKKELAGFIKQAMKLNEEGVASPARAKPAAPRPLNVPAYFQAALEANEAGLEKFNAGSTSFKREYVDWLEEAKTEATRERRMAQALEWIAEGKGRNWKYEKC; from the coding sequence ATGCCAACCATCGACCCGCGCATCGACGCCTACATCGCCGCATCTCCCGAGTTCGCCCAGCCCATCCTGACGCATCTGCGCGAGGCGATCCACGCCTCGTGCCCGGAAGTTGATGAGACGATGAAATGGAGCCGGCCGCATTTCGAATATCACGGTCTTCTTTGCGGCATGTCGGCGTTCAAGGCACACTGCGGTTTCGGCTTCTGGAAAGGCGCGCTGATGTTTCCCGGGATGGAAGAGCGCGAGGCGATGGGCCATTTCGGCCGGCTCACGTCGGTGAAGGACCTGCCGTCCAAGAAGGAACTGGCTGGCTTCATCAAGCAGGCCATGAAGCTGAACGAGGAGGGCGTAGCTTCGCCCGCGCGCGCCAAGCCTGCTGCGCCGCGACCGCTGAATGTGCCCGCCTATTTTCAAGCTGCGTTGGAGGCCAACGAAGCCGGACTGGAAAAATTCAACGCCGGCAGCACCAGCTTCAAGCGCGAGTATGTGGACTGGCTGGAGGAAGCGAAGACCGAAGCGACCCGTGAGCGTCGTATGGCGCAGGCGCTCGAATGGATCGCTGAAGGAAAAGGGCGCAACTGGAAATACGAGAAGTGCTGA
- a CDS encoding type IV pili methyl-accepting chemotaxis transducer N-terminal domain-containing protein produces MSDQLIPISPASTEPVPDVPLSGDVFGALINLSGRRRFTSQRVVLYAVLASMGHEGAVATARDTLAQFRDAHTSLIDGKGNIPGIFCGQLRDAYFGTLQGDKVIRHFIRLAETTLDGIGANAAGTPRLLDELVRSATPLLSVLNGLTLVYEEQSKRHAQAQRRQLQDLMGDVKTIARQARLVAFNAQVVAARAGQAGSEFAAVASTMTEVTSQIDELVREALASSLAH; encoded by the coding sequence ATGTCAGACCAGCTCATCCCCATCTCCCCGGCGAGCACGGAGCCGGTCCCCGACGTCCCGCTGTCGGGCGACGTCTTCGGCGCGCTGATCAACTTGTCCGGCAGGCGCCGCTTCACCTCGCAGCGCGTGGTGCTGTACGCGGTGCTCGCTTCGATGGGCCACGAAGGCGCGGTCGCCACGGCGCGCGACACGCTGGCCCAGTTTCGCGACGCGCACACCTCGCTGATCGACGGCAAGGGCAATATCCCGGGCATCTTTTGCGGCCAGCTGCGCGACGCCTATTTCGGCACGCTGCAGGGCGACAAGGTGATCCGCCACTTCATCCGGCTGGCCGAGACCACGCTAGACGGCATCGGCGCCAACGCGGCCGGCACGCCAAGGCTGCTGGACGAGCTGGTGCGCAGCGCCACGCCCTTGTTGAGCGTACTGAACGGATTGACGCTGGTGTATGAGGAACAGTCGAAGCGCCACGCCCAGGCCCAGCGGCGGCAATTGCAGGACCTGATGGGAGACGTCAAGACGATCGCCCGCCAGGCGCGCCTGGTCGCGTTCAACGCCCAGGTCGTCGCCGCCCGCGCCGGCCAGGCGGGCAGCGAATTCGCCGCGGTGGCCAGCACCATGACCGAGGTGACCTCGCAGATCGACGAGCTGGTGCGCGAGGCGCTGGCCAGCTCGCTGGCGCATTAG
- a CDS encoding GyrI-like domain-containing protein, translated as MIETPQIVESTRQDSAAIHVVVPLKEIQQVFPPTVHELLAAMQQQGVAPAGPLYSYHLKMPTDVFDFDIGFPVAQPVKPLGRMIAAELPGMKVARTIYHGPMEGIGAAWGELKEWIAKNGLITKTFIWESYLVGPGDTQDASAWRTQLNWPLED; from the coding sequence ATGATCGAAACGCCCCAGATCGTCGAATCGACCAGGCAGGACAGCGCCGCCATCCACGTCGTCGTGCCCTTGAAAGAAATCCAGCAGGTCTTCCCGCCCACCGTGCACGAACTGCTCGCGGCCATGCAGCAGCAGGGGGTGGCGCCGGCCGGGCCGCTGTACAGCTATCACCTGAAGATGCCGACCGACGTGTTCGATTTCGACATTGGCTTTCCGGTGGCGCAGCCGGTCAAGCCGCTCGGGCGCATGATCGCGGCGGAACTGCCGGGGATGAAGGTGGCGCGCACCATTTATCACGGGCCAATGGAGGGCATCGGCGCGGCATGGGGCGAGCTGAAGGAGTGGATCGCCAAGAATGGCCTGATCACCAAGACCTTCATTTGGGAGAGCTACCTGGTCGGGCCGGGCGACACCCAGGATGCGTCGGCTTGGCGCACGCAGCTGAATTGGCCGCTGGAGGATTGA
- a CDS encoding pitrilysin family protein, with protein sequence MRKRHIPALIAGLSMSLAALAATPDQWTLPVATQKLDNGLTVIVSEDHSSPTVGVSVVYHVGMRLEPKNRTGFAHLFEHLMFQGTPVAPKGVFDKTITGGGGRNNGSTRADFTNYIETAPVSAIDSIMWLEADRMKTLDFNAKSLKNQQDVVKEEIRVNVKNQPYGGFMWIDIGQHAFQKWENNHDGYGSFEDLEGASLDDVRAFHRDYYGPNNAVLAIAGDVTPAQGFALAKKYFGAIPKRPVPAGADFTEGLNTAEKRIEQSDALAQAPAIAAAWKMPARGSRDQAAMAVLGEVLAGGDASMFYQGLVKGSEVALNVDSLYGLTGPWEFDGPTLFTVFAIYKPTSNANAVLAGMDGEIAKVVKNGVDDATLKRVKTKMLAEWNDKLEMFMSRADTLAKLQTLWGDANVVNKIPGWIEGVTSDDIKRTAATYLTVANRTVIDRKPVAKVAAATPPAGVTK encoded by the coding sequence ATGCGCAAACGCCACATCCCCGCCCTGATCGCGGGACTTTCCATGTCGCTCGCCGCGCTGGCCGCGACGCCCGACCAGTGGACCCTGCCGGTCGCGACCCAGAAGCTCGACAACGGCCTGACCGTGATCGTCTCCGAAGACCACTCGTCGCCGACTGTCGGCGTCAGCGTGGTCTACCACGTCGGCATGCGCCTCGAGCCGAAGAACCGCACCGGCTTCGCCCACCTGTTCGAACACCTGATGTTCCAGGGCACGCCGGTCGCGCCGAAGGGCGTGTTCGACAAGACGATCACCGGCGGCGGCGGCCGCAACAACGGCTCGACCCGCGCCGACTTCACCAACTACATCGAGACCGCGCCGGTGTCGGCGATCGACTCGATCATGTGGCTCGAAGCGGACCGCATGAAGACGCTCGACTTCAACGCCAAGTCGCTGAAGAACCAGCAGGACGTGGTCAAGGAAGAGATCCGCGTCAACGTGAAGAACCAGCCGTACGGCGGCTTCATGTGGATCGACATCGGCCAGCACGCGTTCCAGAAGTGGGAGAACAACCACGACGGCTACGGCAGCTTCGAAGACCTCGAAGGCGCAAGCCTGGACGACGTGCGCGCCTTCCACCGTGATTACTACGGCCCGAACAACGCGGTGCTGGCGATCGCCGGCGACGTCACTCCGGCCCAGGGCTTCGCGCTGGCCAAAAAATATTTCGGCGCGATTCCGAAGCGTCCGGTGCCGGCCGGAGCCGACTTCACCGAAGGCCTGAACACGGCCGAGAAGCGCATCGAGCAGAGCGACGCGCTGGCGCAGGCGCCGGCGATTGCGGCGGCGTGGAAGATGCCAGCGCGCGGCAGCCGCGACCAAGCCGCGATGGCGGTGCTGGGCGAAGTGCTGGCCGGCGGCGATGCGTCGATGTTCTACCAGGGCCTGGTCAAGGGCAGCGAAGTGGCGCTCAACGTCGACTCGCTGTACGGCCTGACCGGCCCGTGGGAATTCGACGGCCCTACCCTGTTCACGGTGTTCGCCATTTACAAGCCGACCAGCAATGCCAATGCGGTGCTGGCCGGGATGGACGGCGAGATCGCGAAAGTGGTCAAGAACGGCGTCGACGACGCCACGCTCAAGCGGGTCAAGACCAAGATGCTGGCCGAGTGGAACGACAAGCTGGAAATGTTCATGAGCCGCGCCGACACGCTGGCCAAGCTGCAGACGCTGTGGGGCGACGCCAACGTCGTCAACAAGATCCCTGGCTGGATCGAAGGCGTGACCTCGGACGACATCAAGCGCACCGCGGCCACCTACCTCACCGTCGCCAATCGCACGGTCATCGACCGCAAACCTGTCGCCAAGGTCGCGGCAGCAACCCCGCCAGCCGGCGTCACGAAATAA
- a CDS encoding type II toxin-antitoxin system HicB family antitoxin: MKLAVLIHKDEGSVHGVTVPALPGCFSWGDTMDDALENTREAVQAHLSTMVSEGMPISFVHANPEDFATDSGEEGGAMVDIDMSEFESALASVR; this comes from the coding sequence ATGAAACTGGCCGTGTTAATTCACAAGGATGAGGGAAGCGTTCACGGCGTCACCGTTCCTGCGCTGCCAGGTTGCTTTTCGTGGGGCGATACGATGGACGACGCGCTTGAAAATACGCGAGAGGCCGTGCAGGCTCATTTGAGCACGATGGTGAGCGAAGGAATGCCGATCAGCTTTGTTCATGCAAACCCCGAAGATTTCGCTACTGATTCAGGCGAAGAAGGGGGGGCGATGGTTGACATCGACATGTCAGAATTCGAATCGGCGCTTGCGTCGGTCAGGTAG
- a CDS encoding tetratricopeptide repeat protein: MKKLFVAIGLALALNGSAMAGFTEGANAYNARNYDVALKEITPLARAGNADAQHLLGLMYYMGRGVKRDYKQAMEWHRKAAQQGKADAQYVVGAMYYTGNAVPQDQKLAVQWFRKAAEQGHSDAQHALGLMYRYHVAGMPQDVVIAYMLWNLASAGGNMNATEQRAAISRQMTQEQIEEGQAMSRNWKPGSPLPTQSRTGAG, translated from the coding sequence ATGAAAAAATTATTTGTTGCGATCGGCCTGGCGCTGGCCTTGAACGGCAGCGCGATGGCCGGCTTCACCGAAGGCGCGAACGCCTATAACGCGCGCAATTACGACGTGGCGCTGAAAGAGATCACGCCGCTCGCCAGGGCCGGCAATGCCGACGCCCAGCACCTGCTCGGGCTGATGTATTACATGGGCCGCGGCGTCAAGCGCGACTACAAGCAGGCGATGGAATGGCACCGCAAGGCCGCGCAGCAGGGCAAGGCCGACGCGCAGTACGTGGTCGGCGCCATGTACTACACCGGCAACGCGGTGCCGCAGGACCAGAAGCTGGCGGTGCAGTGGTTCCGCAAGGCCGCCGAGCAGGGCCACTCCGACGCCCAGCACGCGCTCGGCCTGATGTACCGCTACCACGTGGCGGGCATGCCGCAGGACGTGGTGATCGCCTACATGCTGTGGAACCTCGCTTCGGCCGGCGGCAACATGAATGCCACCGAGCAGCGCGCGGCGATCTCGCGCCAGATGACGCAGGAGCAGATCGAGGAAGGGCAGGCCATGTCGCGCAACTGGAAGCCCGGTTCGCCGCTGCCCACCCAGTCGCGCACCGGCGCCGGCTAG
- a CDS encoding GIN domain-containing protein: MNRVLHAGVAGFALCALIGAAAAEEKTSETRAIDARVSRVQLDGVIDLKLKQGPVPLLVLTGDPRFLARTTTIQSGDTISIDTETRGFKISTRERVHAELTLPQLREVSSDSVGSTEIAGFKGEELDLSLDGAGAMKVVCDYKLVNASLGGVGSMNIQGVSGNGVDLNLRGAGYVTLSGHSKWLKANLGGLGGLDAREFQADSVELQLSGLGNASVSASQSANLKLSGLGSVTVFGKPLNRTVSVEGLGKVSWK, translated from the coding sequence ATGAACAGAGTCCTCCATGCCGGCGTCGCCGGCTTTGCGCTGTGCGCGCTGATCGGCGCCGCCGCTGCCGAGGAGAAAACCAGCGAAACGCGCGCCATCGATGCGCGCGTATCGCGCGTCCAGCTCGACGGGGTCATCGACCTCAAGCTCAAGCAGGGCCCCGTGCCGCTGCTGGTGCTGACCGGCGACCCGCGCTTCCTCGCCCGCACCACTACCATCCAGAGCGGCGACACCATCAGCATCGATACCGAAACGCGCGGCTTCAAGATCAGCACGCGCGAACGCGTGCACGCCGAGCTCACGCTGCCACAGTTGCGCGAAGTGTCGTCCGACAGCGTCGGCTCGACCGAGATCGCCGGCTTCAAGGGCGAGGAGCTCGACCTGTCGCTCGACGGCGCCGGCGCCATGAAGGTCGTGTGCGACTACAAGCTCGTCAACGCCTCGCTGGGCGGGGTGGGCAGCATGAACATCCAGGGCGTCAGCGGCAATGGCGTCGATTTGAACTTGCGCGGGGCCGGCTATGTCACATTATCCGGGCACAGCAAATGGCTCAAGGCGAACCTGGGCGGCCTGGGCGGGCTCGACGCGCGCGAGTTCCAGGCCGATTCGGTCGAGCTGCAATTGAGCGGGCTGGGCAACGCGTCGGTATCGGCCAGCCAGAGCGCCAACCTGAAGCTGTCGGGACTGGGCTCGGTCACGGTGTTTGGCAAGCCGCTCAACCGCACGGTCAGCGTCGAGGGGCTGGGCAAGGTCAGCTGGAAATAA
- a CDS encoding type II toxin-antitoxin system RelE/ParE family toxin, with protein sequence MLAIRLKDKSFFIYGYAKNQRDNINETELRALKALASQLLNYDAKTLAVALNAGELVEINHEET encoded by the coding sequence CTGTTAGCCATCAGACTTAAGGATAAATCGTTCTTCATCTACGGCTACGCGAAAAATCAGCGAGATAACATCAACGAAACGGAATTGCGAGCATTGAAGGCGCTGGCGAGTCAGTTGTTAAACTACGACGCTAAGACGTTGGCCGTCGCGCTAAATGCCGGAGAACTGGTGGAAATCAATCATGAAGAAACATGA
- a CDS encoding GMC family oxidoreductase N-terminal domain-containing protein, with product MPEPHTHSYDAIVVGTGPGGATVARQLTRRGWRVLVLEQGSAAPLTGTVGQMASMAAVPGKGMFIQRDASLLVQGVTAGGSSAINFATAAAPPAELFAAYGIDLAPALSHLRAELPIGPLPDSLIGPMASRIMQGARTAGFDWQKLDKMIRPSVCRSGCWRCAYGCPFGAKWTARDFLDEAIRGGATMLDQAWVKRALIEDGRAVGVEFVREGVVQEARARVVVLAGGGVGSPRLLHNSGLAPRTSGFFSDPVIAVMGTVDDIDGGAEVPMAAGVRFDADGISLADMTLPAPMYQGFTLQAGRVDRLFAHRHTLSIMVKVRDEIGGAIGLKWASKPLHANDRLKLDRGVEMAREVLRGAGAPHVFHSRHFAAHPGGSVRIGEGVDSDLKAGAANLYVCDASVIPRPWGLPPTLTLLCLGVRLGEHLAAQ from the coding sequence ATGCCCGAACCACACACTCACTCTTACGATGCGATTGTCGTCGGCACTGGCCCCGGCGGCGCGACGGTGGCGCGGCAGCTGACGCGTCGCGGCTGGCGCGTGCTCGTGCTCGAGCAAGGCAGCGCCGCACCGTTGACCGGCACCGTGGGCCAGATGGCATCCATGGCCGCGGTGCCTGGCAAAGGGATGTTCATCCAGCGCGATGCCTCGTTGCTGGTGCAAGGCGTAACGGCCGGCGGAAGCTCGGCGATCAATTTCGCCACCGCGGCGGCGCCGCCGGCAGAGCTGTTTGCTGCGTACGGCATCGATCTCGCGCCGGCGCTGTCCCACCTGCGTGCCGAACTGCCGATCGGCCCCCTCCCCGATTCGCTCATCGGCCCGATGGCCTCGCGCATCATGCAAGGCGCGCGCACGGCGGGATTCGATTGGCAAAAGCTCGACAAGATGATCCGGCCATCCGTGTGCCGCAGCGGCTGCTGGCGCTGCGCCTATGGCTGCCCGTTCGGCGCCAAGTGGACCGCGCGCGACTTTCTCGACGAAGCGATTCGCGGTGGAGCGACAATGCTCGACCAGGCGTGGGTGAAGCGCGCGCTGATCGAAGACGGCCGAGCGGTTGGCGTGGAGTTCGTGCGAGAAGGCGTCGTCCAGGAAGCGCGGGCGCGCGTTGTCGTGCTGGCGGGCGGAGGCGTGGGCAGCCCGCGCTTGCTGCACAATTCAGGCCTGGCGCCGCGCACCAGCGGCTTCTTCAGCGACCCGGTCATCGCCGTGATGGGCACGGTCGACGATATCGACGGCGGCGCGGAAGTGCCGATGGCGGCGGGAGTACGCTTCGATGCGGACGGGATCTCGCTTGCAGACATGACGCTGCCTGCGCCGATGTATCAGGGCTTCACGTTGCAGGCCGGCCGTGTGGACCGGCTGTTCGCGCATCGGCACACGCTGTCGATCATGGTGAAGGTGCGCGACGAGATCGGCGGCGCGATCGGGCTGAAGTGGGCCAGCAAGCCCCTGCATGCGAACGACCGGTTGAAGCTCGATCGCGGCGTGGAAATGGCGCGCGAGGTGCTGCGCGGCGCCGGGGCGCCGCACGTTTTTCACAGCCGCCATTTCGCGGCGCATCCCGGCGGGAGCGTGCGGATCGGGGAAGGCGTCGACAGCGATCTGAAAGCCGGCGCGGCGAATTTGTATGTGTGCGATGCGTCGGTGATTCCGCGGCCATGGGGGCTGCCGCCGACGCTTACCCTGCTATGCCTTGGCGTGCGTCTCGGCGAGCACCTGGCAGCGCAGTAA
- a CDS encoding pitrilysin family protein, translating into MKKLMLTLTISMLFAPLAYAAEPVQLPKEMPAFGKDKPIPAPHIAKKTLANGMQVWVVPRSGLPRVDYVLAVRGAGYAADDAAHPGFANLMAGLLNEGTAKRDSRAIAEAAQGMGGAVGATTARDGMIVSANAVTSHAGDMIELLAEVARHPSFPAKEVELAKANALQTLRVQEATPRFRADRAIGKAVYGDHPYSRVEPTADAISSATDEMMRAEHAKRFRPENALLVITGRIKEADAMKLAQKAFGDWKAAGPALAATPAAPGVAKPVRLLLERGGSVQSTIRLGAPGIPTSTDELVPMHLASTIIGGGFSSRVNLNLREEKGYTYGASAGARIYRNGGSIIGGADVRNAVSGASLTEFFNEYRKLGSELVPPAEMEMNKRYVAGGYLISNQLQRAVAATLASNWLIGLPPEFLGQYVPKIQKVTPEQVREIGKKYFAPENQSIVVVGDKAQVGEQLKAFGEFSVSDK; encoded by the coding sequence ATGAAAAAGCTGATGCTGACACTGACGATTTCCATGCTGTTCGCGCCGCTGGCCTATGCCGCCGAGCCGGTACAGCTTCCCAAAGAAATGCCTGCCTTCGGCAAGGACAAGCCGATCCCGGCGCCGCACATCGCCAAGAAGACGCTGGCGAACGGCATGCAGGTGTGGGTGGTTCCGCGCAGCGGCCTGCCGCGCGTGGACTACGTGCTGGCCGTGCGCGGCGCGGGCTACGCTGCCGACGACGCAGCCCATCCCGGCTTCGCCAACCTGATGGCCGGCCTGCTCAACGAAGGCACCGCGAAGCGCGATTCGCGCGCGATCGCGGAAGCGGCGCAAGGCATGGGCGGCGCGGTCGGCGCCACGACCGCGCGCGACGGCATGATCGTCTCCGCCAACGCCGTCACGTCGCACGCCGGCGACATGATCGAACTGCTGGCCGAAGTGGCGCGCCATCCTTCGTTCCCGGCCAAGGAAGTGGAGCTGGCCAAGGCCAACGCGCTGCAAACGCTGCGCGTCCAGGAAGCCACGCCGCGCTTCCGCGCCGACCGCGCCATCGGCAAGGCGGTGTATGGCGACCATCCGTACAGCCGGGTCGAGCCGACCGCGGACGCCATCAGCTCCGCCACCGACGAGATGATGCGCGCCGAGCACGCAAAGCGCTTCCGTCCCGAGAACGCGCTGCTGGTGATCACCGGCCGCATCAAGGAAGCGGACGCGATGAAGCTGGCGCAAAAAGCCTTCGGCGACTGGAAGGCGGCCGGACCGGCGCTGGCAGCCACGCCGGCGGCGCCGGGCGTTGCCAAGCCGGTGCGCCTGCTGCTCGAACGCGGCGGCAGCGTGCAATCGACCATTCGCCTTGGCGCTCCGGGCATCCCGACCTCCACCGACGAACTGGTGCCGATGCACCTTGCCAGCACCATCATCGGGGGTGGCTTCAGCAGCCGGGTCAACCTGAACCTGCGCGAAGAGAAGGGGTACACCTACGGCGCCTCGGCCGGCGCGCGCATTTATCGCAACGGCGGCAGCATCATCGGCGGCGCGGACGTACGCAATGCTGTGTCGGGCGCCTCGCTGACCGAGTTCTTCAACGAATACCGCAAGCTCGGTTCCGAACTGGTGCCGCCGGCGGAAATGGAGATGAACAAGCGCTACGTGGCCGGCGGCTATTTGATCAGCAACCAGCTGCAGCGCGCGGTGGCTGCCACGCTCGCGTCGAACTGGCTGATCGGCCTGCCGCCTGAATTCCTGGGCCAGTACGTGCCGAAGATCCAGAAGGTCACGCCGGAGCAGGTGCGCGAGATCGGCAAGAAGTACTTCGCGCCGGAGAACCAGTCGATCGTGGTGGTCGGCGACAAGGCGCAGGTGGGCGAGCAGCTCAAGGCGTTCGGCGAGTTCTCGGTCAGCGACAAGTAA